The following proteins are encoded in a genomic region of Triticum dicoccoides isolate Atlit2015 ecotype Zavitan chromosome 1B, WEW_v2.0, whole genome shotgun sequence:
- the LOC119300680 gene encoding 2'-deoxymugineic-acid 2'-dioxygenase-like — MGLLSNTPVHHAVPDEYVLPPEKRPETDELVDPTVTLPVIDLAAGPGRHLVVNEIIKAGKEFGFFQVVNHGVGDEVVGAFRSAAAEFFAMPAEEKLPYYSDDLTKPFRVDTSTTYVLDGSGGGRYWRDYLQLQCFPVDRYSKDWPAEPAAFVPSLAAYATAVQTLAATLLRLIAEGLGLEESFFPGELTGGGTLMNVNWYPPCPDPSLTLGLLPHCDRPLLTVLSQGDVSGLQAKHKGRWIAVEPVPNAFVINFGHLMEIVTNGLLQSVEHRAVTNSSAARLSVVTIMLPDMDCRIEPAPALVIEEEQAKFRPFLFREFNEAYAAAAANREDVLQRFRIHPAGTME; from the exons ATGGGGCTGCTGTCCAACACCCCAGTGCACCACGCCGTGCCGGACGAGTACGTCCTGCCGCCGGAGAAGCGCCCCGAaaccgacgagctcgtggatcccacCGTCACCCTGCCTGTCATCGACCTCGCCGCCGGCCCCGGCCGCCACCTCGTCGTCAACGAGATCATCAAGGCCGGCAAAGAGTTCGGCTTCTTCcag GTTGTGAACCATGGCGTGGGCGACGAGGTGGTCGGGGCGTTCCGGTCCGCGGCGGCGGAGTTCTTCGCGATGCCGGCGGAGGAGAAGCTCCCCTACTACTCCGACGACCTCACCAAACCGTTCCGCGTGGACACTAGCACCACctacgtcctcgacggtagcggcgGCGGTCGGTACTGGCGCGACTACCTCCAGCTGCAGTGCTTCCCCGTTGACAGGTACTCGAAGGACTGGCCGGCCGAGCCGGCCGCCTTCGTGCCAAGCCTGGCCGCGTACGCCACAGCAGTGCAGACGCTGGCCGCAACGTTGCTCCGGCTCATCGCCGAGGGGCTCGGGCTGGAGGAGAGCTTCTTCcccggcgagctcaccggcggcgGCACGCTGATGAACGTGAACTGGTACCCGCCGTGCCCGGACCCGAGCCTGACGCTGGGCCTGCTGCCGCACTGCGACCGACCACTCCTGACCGTGCTGTCGCAGGGCGACGTCAGCGGCCTCCAGGCCAAGCACAAGGGACGGTGGATCGCCGTGGAGCCCGTCCCAAACGCTTTCGTCATCAACTTCGGCCACCTGATGGAG ATCGTGACCAACGGGTTGCTTCAGAGCGTAGAGCACCGCGCAGTGACCAACTCCAGTGCGGCGAGGTTGTCGGTGGTGACCATCATGTTGCCGGACATGGACTGCCGCATCGAGCCCGCGCCGGCGCTAGTGATCGAGGAGGAGCAGGCCAAGTTCAGGCCGTTCCTCTTCCGGGAATTCAACGAGGCgtacgccgccgccgcagccaaccgGGAGGACGTGCTCCAGCGCTTTAGGATCCACCCAGCTGGTACAATGGAGTGA